TAACAGGCTTGTCTACCAGTCCACCGACAACGCTGGCCAAGGCGCCCTCCATTCCGGCCACAACAATAAGCACATTTGCCCGCATAAGGTGGTCGGTATTGGTAAGCAGGCGGTGTATACCCGCAACTCCAACATCGTAGAGCCTGTCCACTCTGTTGCCGAGGGTCTCGGCAGTGATTGCAGCCTCTTCCGCCACAGGAATATCCGAGGTTCCGGCAGTTACAACCGCTATAATTTTATCGGTAACAACTATATCCCTTCTTTTTACTACAACAATCCTGGCGGCTTCATAATAAACCGCATCACTGGTCACTTCCAGTATACCTTCATATACTTCCTTCCCGGCCCTGGTGGCAAGTATATTGTTATTGCGCTCCATGAGCTTTAGAACAATTGACTTTATCTGATCAACAGGTTTTATCCTCGCAGAATATGACTTCGGGGTAACCGTTACGGATATTTCTGTGATGGTCAACTTTTGCAAATCCAACCCATACGGCCTTCTTTCACATTTTCGAGAAGTTTCTTAAGGGCATCTCCATCCATAATAAGCACCTCTCTTATATTAGAGTATTGTTTCATTCATACTTCCGGTCCTGTAGCCCTTCAAATCAAGAGCCGTATAGCTAAAGCCTATCTTCCTGAATTCAGCATAAACCCTGTCCATAAGCTCCTCATTAAAGAATTTTATACGCTCTCCTGCAGCAACCTCTATTCTGGCTATTTCTCCATGATGACGCACCCTCACCTGTTTAAAGCCTTCATCCAGCAAGAATTGTTCTGCTTTATCCACCATTTCAAGCTTCTCTCTTGTTATTTCCTGTCCATATGAAAACCTTGATGACAAGCATGCAAAGGCCGGTTTGTCCCAGGTTGGAAGATTCATCTCTTTCGAAAGTATACGTATATCCTCCTTAGTCATTCCGGCTTCTCTCAAGGGGCTTACTACTTCCAGTTCCTTCACAGCCATTATACCGGGCCTATAATCTCCCATGTCATCTACATTAGAACCGTCAGCGATATATTTAATGCCGTTTTCCATAGCAATATCCCGTATCTTAGAAAACAGTTCTTTCTTGCAGTAATAACAGCGGTTTACGGGATTTTTGGAGAAGCCGTCAATGTCCAGCTCCTCAGGCATGATGACCATATGTCTGGCACCTAGCTTTTCAATAAAGCTGACAGCTTCCCTGTATTCCCTTTCAGGATACGTAGATGAGC
The sequence above is drawn from the Thermincola ferriacetica genome and encodes:
- the larE gene encoding ATP-dependent sacrificial sulfur transferase LarE; the encoded protein is MNLTEKLDILKENLRNMESLVVAFSGGVDSTFLLKVAYDELKENVLAVTARSSTYPEREYREAVSFIEKLGARHMVIMPEELDIDGFSKNPVNRCYYCKKELFSKIRDIAMENGIKYIADGSNVDDMGDYRPGIMAVKELEVVSPLREAGMTKEDIRILSKEMNLPTWDKPAFACLSSRFSYGQEITREKLEMVDKAEQFLLDEGFKQVRVRHHGEIARIEVAAGERIKFFNEELMDRVYAEFRKIGFSYTALDLKGYRTGSMNETIL